In Quercus robur chromosome 10, dhQueRobu3.1, whole genome shotgun sequence, a genomic segment contains:
- the LOC126701897 gene encoding serine/threonine protein phosphatase 2A 55 kDa regulatory subunit B beta isoform-like isoform X1: protein MTLSTEHSPSSTPLDWKFSQVFGERAPGEDLQDVDIISSMGFEKSGDYLAVGDRGGRVVIFERKDGKYTSNGHLSRNELEQLDFSFTSHPEFQYKTEFQSHEPEFDYLKSLEIEEKINKLRWCDTQNGSQFILSTNDKTIKLWKVKEHRVKKVKEMNPNPPVCSENALLAERSFISGQDNPSVGNGYLLEWTEKMGSNTFPSQEVHSKIADIEDTARTRCRRVYAHAHDFNINSISTNSDGETFISADDLRINLWNIEISNQCFNIIDMKPSNMEDLTEVITSAEFHPFHCNLLAYSSSRGFIHLVDMRRSALCDHSAILLQDGGSHGFKSFFTEIIASISDIKFSNDGRYILSRDYMNLKLWDSHMDSSPVATFKIHDHLHPKLCELYNNDSIFDKFDCCLSGDGIHFATGSYSNLLRIFSHGVGGAEGITIEASKNSNRKPLRDAAPRTRRSSLSNLTRGLYRLGHEHSSSGTDEFSCNLSSKLLHLAWHPTTNLIACAAGNSLFMYYA, encoded by the exons ATGACTTTGAGCACAGAACACTCTCCCTCTTCTACTCCACTCGACTGGAAATTCTCTCAGGTCTTCGGTGAACGAGCTCCCGGAGAAGACCTCCAAGACG ttgatATCATATCATCAATGGGATTCGAGAAGAGTGGTGATTACCTTGCCGTTGGAGATCGAGGCGGCCGCGTTGTGATTTTTGAAAGAAAGGATGGGAAATAT ACTTCAAATGGGCACCTTTCTCGGAATGAGTTGGAGCAGTTGGATTTTAGTTTTACAAGCCATCCTGAATTCCAATATAAGACTGAGTTTCAGAGCCATGAGCCTGAG TTTGATTACTTGAAGAGTTTGGAAATCGAAGAGAAGATCAACAAATTAAGATGGTGTGATACACAGAATGGGTCGCAATTTATCCTCTCAACAAATGATAAGACGATTAAGCTGTGGAAG GTGAAGGAACATAGAgtgaagaaagtaaaagaaatgaACCCAAATCCTCCCGTGTGTTCAGAGAATGCACTTTTGGCTGAAAGGAGTTTTATAAGTGGACAAGACAATCCATCTGTTGGTAATGGCTATCTTCTGGAATGGACAGAGAAGATGGGTTCTAACACGTTTCCATCTCAAGAAGTGCACTCGAAG ATTGCTGATATTGAAGACACTGCTCGTACAAGATGTCGAAGGGTGTATGCTCATGCTCATGATTTTAACATCAACTCCATCTCAACTAATAG TGATGGTGAGACATTTATCTCTGCAGACGACCTCAGAATAAACTTGTGGAACATTGAGATTAGTAATCAGTGTTTCAATATCATTGACATGAAGCCATCAAACATGGAGGATCTTACTG AGGTCATAACATCGGCTGAATTCCATCCATTTCACTGTAATTTGCTTGCATACAGCAGCTCAAGAGGTTTTATTCATCTAGTTGACATGCGGCGTTCAGCATTATGTGATCACAGTGCAATCCT ATTACAAGATGGAGGATCCCATGGGTTTAAATCATTTTTTACAGAGATCATCGCATCCATCTCTGATATAAAGTTTTCAAATGATGGGCGGTATATCTTAAGTCGTGATTATATGAATCTAAAG CTGTGGGACAGTCATATGGATTCATCGCCAGTTGCAACATTCAAGATTCATGACCACTTGCACCCGAAG TTATGCGAGTTGTATAATAACGACTCCATATTTGATAAATTTGACTGCTGCCTCAGTGGAGATGGAATTCATTTTGCAACTGGATCTTACAG CAATCTTTTACGTATTTTCTCCCACGGTGTTGGAGGTGCAGAAGGGATCACAATAGAAGCTAGCAAAAATTCCAACAg GAAGCCACTTCGTGATGCTGCTCCAAGGACTAGAAGGTCATCTTTAAGCAATCTGACACGTGGACTTTATCGCCTTG GGCATGAACACTCAAGCTCAGGTACCGATGAATTCTCTTGTAACTTAAGCTCTAAGCTACTACATTTGGCATGGCATCCAACCACAAACTTAATTGCTTGTGCCGCTGGGAATAGCTTGTTCATGTATTATGCATAG
- the LOC126701897 gene encoding serine/threonine protein phosphatase 2A 55 kDa regulatory subunit B beta isoform-like isoform X2, whose product MGFEKSGDYLAVGDRGGRVVIFERKDGKYTSNGHLSRNELEQLDFSFTSHPEFQYKTEFQSHEPEFDYLKSLEIEEKINKLRWCDTQNGSQFILSTNDKTIKLWKVKEHRVKKVKEMNPNPPVCSENALLAERSFISGQDNPSVGNGYLLEWTEKMGSNTFPSQEVHSKIADIEDTARTRCRRVYAHAHDFNINSISTNSDGETFISADDLRINLWNIEISNQCFNIIDMKPSNMEDLTEVITSAEFHPFHCNLLAYSSSRGFIHLVDMRRSALCDHSAILLQDGGSHGFKSFFTEIIASISDIKFSNDGRYILSRDYMNLKLWDSHMDSSPVATFKIHDHLHPKLCELYNNDSIFDKFDCCLSGDGIHFATGSYSNLLRIFSHGVGGAEGITIEASKNSNRKPLRDAAPRTRRSSLSNLTRGLYRLGHEHSSSGTDEFSCNLSSKLLHLAWHPTTNLIACAAGNSLFMYYA is encoded by the exons ATGGGATTCGAGAAGAGTGGTGATTACCTTGCCGTTGGAGATCGAGGCGGCCGCGTTGTGATTTTTGAAAGAAAGGATGGGAAATAT ACTTCAAATGGGCACCTTTCTCGGAATGAGTTGGAGCAGTTGGATTTTAGTTTTACAAGCCATCCTGAATTCCAATATAAGACTGAGTTTCAGAGCCATGAGCCTGAG TTTGATTACTTGAAGAGTTTGGAAATCGAAGAGAAGATCAACAAATTAAGATGGTGTGATACACAGAATGGGTCGCAATTTATCCTCTCAACAAATGATAAGACGATTAAGCTGTGGAAG GTGAAGGAACATAGAgtgaagaaagtaaaagaaatgaACCCAAATCCTCCCGTGTGTTCAGAGAATGCACTTTTGGCTGAAAGGAGTTTTATAAGTGGACAAGACAATCCATCTGTTGGTAATGGCTATCTTCTGGAATGGACAGAGAAGATGGGTTCTAACACGTTTCCATCTCAAGAAGTGCACTCGAAG ATTGCTGATATTGAAGACACTGCTCGTACAAGATGTCGAAGGGTGTATGCTCATGCTCATGATTTTAACATCAACTCCATCTCAACTAATAG TGATGGTGAGACATTTATCTCTGCAGACGACCTCAGAATAAACTTGTGGAACATTGAGATTAGTAATCAGTGTTTCAATATCATTGACATGAAGCCATCAAACATGGAGGATCTTACTG AGGTCATAACATCGGCTGAATTCCATCCATTTCACTGTAATTTGCTTGCATACAGCAGCTCAAGAGGTTTTATTCATCTAGTTGACATGCGGCGTTCAGCATTATGTGATCACAGTGCAATCCT ATTACAAGATGGAGGATCCCATGGGTTTAAATCATTTTTTACAGAGATCATCGCATCCATCTCTGATATAAAGTTTTCAAATGATGGGCGGTATATCTTAAGTCGTGATTATATGAATCTAAAG CTGTGGGACAGTCATATGGATTCATCGCCAGTTGCAACATTCAAGATTCATGACCACTTGCACCCGAAG TTATGCGAGTTGTATAATAACGACTCCATATTTGATAAATTTGACTGCTGCCTCAGTGGAGATGGAATTCATTTTGCAACTGGATCTTACAG CAATCTTTTACGTATTTTCTCCCACGGTGTTGGAGGTGCAGAAGGGATCACAATAGAAGCTAGCAAAAATTCCAACAg GAAGCCACTTCGTGATGCTGCTCCAAGGACTAGAAGGTCATCTTTAAGCAATCTGACACGTGGACTTTATCGCCTTG GGCATGAACACTCAAGCTCAGGTACCGATGAATTCTCTTGTAACTTAAGCTCTAAGCTACTACATTTGGCATGGCATCCAACCACAAACTTAATTGCTTGTGCCGCTGGGAATAGCTTGTTCATGTATTATGCATAG